The genomic DNA TTTGGAGTTTGTTCATTTAATTATGGCCAAACACAActattcgtttcgtttgcaaTTTGCGAATCATTTGCAAGATGTTTGGTTATCATTGAGTCATGTTCCCAGGCAGAAcatggtttttatttttgttaaattgtAAAGAGAACAAAGACAATAAAGTGAAACCAACACTTAACCAACACTAAAACATGCGTCTGTGCAGCTATTTCATTTAACCAACACTCAAGCAACGGTCGTGCTGCATCTCCCATTTGCATGGCCACCCAGCCTGTGTCGCTTAACGCCTATCAACACTGTTTTGTGGTGTAATTACTTTAAAAATCACCTTTCTGCTGTGTGTttacgtatgtgtgtgtgtgacagtcgcagtcgcagcaatTACTTGccaattacaacaatttattACTGTCTTTTGTCTCTCgttacttttttttatgattattgcattcaattaaattaaattgctttGGAAATTGGGTCCGTTTTCTTGCCATTCATCCGTCCATCGCATCGTCCAATGGCCAAGCGCGGCTTCCACGCTCCGCGGCGCCACCATCCCTTTACCCggctttcgttttggtttaTGGCTTTAATTCCCCaactatttataataattactAAAGCAAATAAACCTACACAAAGCGGAGCAGCGAGCAGACTATAATAAAAAGCGATCTTTCGCTTTATTCGCTGTCATTTGGTgcctggttgctggttgctgggtGCTGGACCCGCGGGGCTTAGAGACCAAAACGAGCGTGAGCGGTGCCCCAAAGATCATTGGGGCACAGGCCCCGCCGGACTATGACTCTTACTCttactctgactctgactgtgaGACTCAATCTCAACTGACCAAACAGCTGGCGATGGTCCGGTCCATGGGGCTGTGGTAaagatgacgacgacgacgcagcGTCTGCCGTTGAATTTTCAGCTGAACAAACAACTCACAGAGTCATCGACgcggcctgctgctgttgctgatgctgctggttgACCTCaaagttggttttttttgtacattaaGTGCTCGGAGGGGCAAGGCAGTCGTTCTTTCTTCAGACACTTCAATGAGCGGGTAAAAGAGGGGTCTCATCTCAGAGTGTGTTTCAATTATCAATGAAAGAAGTCTTtttaatgcattaaaaatacaaaagatgTTTGAAGTTCTTTCGGCGTAAAGCAAGAAGATTTAATGTGCTATGTGTCAGCATTTGATTTTGACAATTACCCAAAACTTTACATCAGATAACAGCACAGTTCCATTAGCGTCACAGTCGGGCTACAGCTGAGGTGTCAGCTCGCTTATGGGAAAGTGTATGTGCTGCTAATGGGAATATCCCATATATCATGTTGTTAGTACTTTACATTAAATTTAGCTAAAGGCTTTGGTTTGCTAGATATTTTTCCTCaagcttctcttttttttataatcCTTTGGCATTAATTGCCGCCCGGCACTCACAATAAAAGAAGAGACTCTGCCATAAacagatatatgtacgtataaaTGGCACATACAAAGCTCGTAATCTAACCAGAGGCCATAAGAGCGGCCCACCTGTTGTCTCGTCTcgaggcagagacacacagacgaCGGATCAGATGATCATCTTCGTACATATTGTATTGCTCATTTGCAACCGCATCTCCCGAGAAGTGCCAGAGGTTGGTTTTTTTGCGGTTTATCTAATTGGGAAATGTTTGACGTTGCGATCGTTAGCCCCACAggcggcagctccagcacTTGTCCCTGGGGTACTTGCTACAAATTGGGGCAACTTAAGACTTTGGGCACTGCCCTTAAGCGCTAAAACGAGCTGCGATTTGGGTTGATGGTGAAACAGTGggctcccctccctcccctcctCTGTCTGCTTTCgctaataaaattgtttatgcCATCCATCTGCCGGATTTATGGACTCTTATGGCCCGACAAGAGAGGTTTATGTTTCAGGCTGACCGAGTtagtcttttttttgtattttattacGCTTCTTCTCTGTGGCTTGTCTCTCGGGGCTAATCACAGGTTTCCGCCCGAATctaaacgaaaagaaaaatagcTTCAGGGTTGagtgtgttttctgtgtggctTTTGCGGTCGGAAAAGTGCAGTTTGCGCTTTAATAACTTCATTGTCAATGCAACAAGCGGCTGCACatccaaacaaaaagccagGCCATCCATCCAACGAGCAACCATTGTCCATTGCGGACTTGATCTAGATGATGCCCAGAGCTGGAGGCAACCGGACTTGCTtcggcacagacacacacagtaGCTGAAACGGACGATCCTCTGTCCCAGGATGGACACGACACCCAGCGATGGCTATCAGATTTATGCCATCGCACAAGGAAGCAAGGGGGAGAGAGCTGCTCGAGAGTTTTGCCACAACGATTCCACAAATCAAACGGCAGTGTACATTGAGATCAtcatctgtccgtctgtctgtccgtctgtctgtttgtctgtctcgTTGGCTACAGGTTTGTTTCTGGCTAACGATTGTGGTGGGTAGTAGTTGTTTATGTCAGTTGTCGGCATTAAACCCGACTTGCcttatttagtttttggtgttttatgACTGCATGACTCGGACGcgaactcaaactcaaattcAAACTCGATCGATCGCTGGTTACACCCTCACACACGAGGCCAGCACACAAGTTGCTGGGCAAAGTACGGGGAGAAGGTTAAGGTTTATACGCACCGCCGCTTGATTAGATTAGATCACGAGTGTAACAACCTCCTCCAACTTGCTCATCCTACTGCCATAGATAAAATACTTGaactctactctctctctctggtttcaTATGGTTATGTCACCCACTAATATCCCCCCTTGGATTCACTTGCGATCTCTGCTAAGCCTCTTCACATGTCGAATGTAATTCCCTTCACAGGCCATGACATGGCTGCAACATGACCACAGAGACCAAACCCGCAACCCAGCCATAGAATATTCCCAGCGAACGGCCGCAGATATTTCGAAATTTACATGGgaatgatttttgttgtattcgCCGAACAAACAAATCGAACAGCGGAAAagaacggaatggaacggaagGGACGCCGCGCGGTTACGCCTTTGATTAGATACACAGTGCAGTACCACGCCCCTTTATATCTATAACaagtaaaaaagaaaagggcGAGACTCGCAATGCCCCCTATGGCTATAGGTTGGTAATAATTTCAACAGTTCTGCGAGTCTATCAAACACAAACTGCCAGTGGATAAGGGGTGCagaagagagagcgggggGCATCGACAGCTGCAAAATTTCCTTGTCGGATGAATCAGCAGAGTCCGGCTGCTCTGCGCTGTATCGATGTAATTTACTTACAAGCAGCATTTTCGTTTATGGGATGGAAAGAAaatgctgctgtgtgtgtgtgtgtgtgtgagttgggTGGGTGCTTTATAAATAGATTTATTCCCACGCCCACGTGTCTATTTCTAGGTCTTGTGGTGTGTGGCTTTTcatgttattattattattgcttcacatggcatggcgtggcaTTGCATTGTGTTGTGCCCCACTATTGTTGCCCCTAGGATTGTGCAATTTGGCGAGCTTCCCAcctttcctttcgttttcCCCATCACGTTTCGTTATTCCCACTTTCCCCCGGAGTGCTCTCTGTTTCGTTTCcccatttaatttgtgttatTTCCCTGTATTAATTACTGACCATTTACCGCTACTGTTCCCATTTCTAGCATTCCGTTTACAGTTTTCTTCCTTCGTTAAAGTGTTCActctctgtcctctgtctctctttctcattcTCTCTATCCGTTTTCGCATTCATATTTTTCTTCCGCAACACTTTTGACCAATTCATTTCGCCATTTCCCACACCCTCTCGAGTCTTTTACTTTCCGCTAAACTAAAAATAcattcccacacacacgcaaaacaatttgtatagaaaattgttcaatttataaacttttcaatgattttcGCACAACATTTTGCTTGGAACCTCCTCCCCCGGCACTCACCACCTGCTCCtcgtgctgttgttgtgcagCGTCACACTGATTCAATAGCTAATgagaatggcattttctggaAGACTTTAACTGAGTTAGAACTTTGATCAGCATATAATTAATATGTTTATGTTCTCCACCATCGACAACCCAACAGTAAAAATTTCAATCACCTGTGTACCACTGTATTCGAAGGCGTCAACGACTCGGCAAGCATAtttctaaaattaaatatttaaatttgttttgccttttggtaTATTCGCTGCCGTGCTCTGCCGCCTTTATAGCGCTATAAACTTTGGCTATATAGAAAtcatatttattcaaatgaatCTCCAATCACTAAACCCCAGGCACAGGAGCGCAGGCCAGGCATTTCTGCGGAAACTATCATATGAATCATGTTCCCCGAAAAAGGGGGGGTTAACCACCATTAGCCACAATAACAGTAACTGATCTCACTCGTGAACATGCGCTGGCGCTGATAAGAAGACTGctcgaaaaaacaaaatcgtGTTGGAAAGATAAATGATAAATTGAGATAATTTGTGCAGGAATTGGCGTAACAACTTCCGGTGAGCGGACGCCAGGTACGcacaaaaaaagccaaagaggaaCATCAGCAAGCAGAGGAGCGGGAGCGAattaatgcaaacaaaagctCTCTGCCGCGCACTCTCTTCGAGTGCTCTCCCAGGCTGCACACATTTAAGGTGAGGCCGCATCATTTCTACCACTCCCACTCTCGTCCTCAAAAGGCCAACATCGTGTAAAGAGTGTCCAAAAAGAGAGCGCTCTCTGGCCGTGCCTCGCCTTTTACAAATATACCTTGCgctgtcagctgctgctgagcgcttttgttgtttgggtgtctctgcattttattttaaaccgTTGCCGCGTACGTGAgcgttttttgttaatttaatttatgcactgCACTGCGTGGCTGCTTCTTCATTTCTTTATAATGTTTTGTGCAACGCTGCGGGCCGACTACGACAACAATGTGATAAAAACGAGAACTGAAATTGCTGgttaacaataacaaaaaaaaaataagaaagaaaaataaaataaaataacacaaatattaaaagtgAGTGAGTGCATCTCCTTTCCCTCTCGGGCACTCGGATTGCGTGACTTTTCTTTAAGCTCAAGATTCGTATAAATGCGCAGCGTTTTCTTATCGCACATTTGCTTTACTTTGCTTTGCGTTGGCCTCTATCAGTTTTTCATTGCTGGTTTCCTCTGCTGCGGGTTctgctagtgtgtgtgtgtaagtgtttATTGCATCAAGGTGTATTTACATGGGGTGAAGTATTTACAGTTTGATTGACAAGTAATGTTTTGTGAGAGAcataaaaagggaaaaagagacaaagagaaagagagagagtggcaagTAGAACGGTTAAATAGGGGTAGTGGGCATACCTCACCCCCTCTACAAATTAACCTTGGCTGTCAAAAGTAGGTTatggcaaaaatatgcaacaccaacaacaggcCCCCCTTTATCTGTCTCACTCTTTCGTGTAATTGAGCACGCAAccaactgttgttgctgctgctggagagcCGCCGCCTGCCCGCTTGTttatggctctctctctctctccccccttgGTAGCGGCAGCAACGACACTTGATTTGCTCTTCTCTATGCATCGGCACAATTAAGGTTTAATCGAGACGACAACAAATGGGGAAAAGTGTGAACACAAAACCACAAGACACAAGGTGATGTAATTTGCATagacagccgcagcagcagcagcagcagcatccactcTGCAAACCACAGAGTACCAAGCGGCGCATACTTACACATAACTGGCGGAGTGTTTCAGGTTTGACGCTTCGCACCGCCGCGTAGGCAGTGCTAATAAATACACTTGTCCGAAAGAGTTGCATTAATTGTTGATTGAATTTGAAAAGCTAATCACCAGGCCCAACACTCGCAAGTCTCTTCCAAGTTTTAAGGCATATCATTGAATTGTTTTCCAAAGGCAGTTGATTTCCGGAACAGTTATTTCCAGTGCGAGTCAGAGTGTGATTCAATTAATCAAGTGATTTGTGTGCATGTTATGTGCATTGTTTACTCAGtgatttggcttttgttttatttttatcagcTTTGACCTTACTCTCGTGTACACACTGTACGTATCTACATTCGAAACAACTCCCAAGAGAACATATTCATTCTGTAACTCGGTTCATTTATCGCACAGTGAATCATCTGAATGATGAAATTAGTCTGATCTTTAAAACCAGTTCAGTTCTGATTACTAACTGTATGTGAGAGTCTGGCGAGTGTGTAGAGactattttaatttgctttagtTTAACGAACACCGCTATCTTTTCCCGATAAAACTGTAAGCAAGGGGATCCAGTAGTTTTCCCCTCCCAAACTTAAAGCTTCTTCGGACTGAGCAGCAAAATGCCTTAAATGCCATACTCCGCCCTCGCAATCGGGCGCCGCCGCCATACCAAACCGAATTCTAGCAAGGTGCTGAGTGACTGCCATCAGATATAGTCGTAGTCGGTGGTGAACTgcttcgattcgattccaAGCGATTGGATTTGAgtcagccgctgctgctggcagggaAATTCAAACCGCAACAGCAGGCCAGATATGTATCTCCCGCTTCTGCCCGTCCGTCCATGTCTTCACATCTTCACATCCATGTCCCGTtgtccgtctccgtctctgtctgtgccttTGCTGACGTGCAAAGCTCCAACCGACGAGTGTGTCATGCGGATGGCtggccagcagtggcagcagcagcgacgacgcCGCGTTGTCGTAGTCGTCATTTGCTGGTTTTAGACAATGCTACAAGTTCCTACACCTACGACCTAGAATCTGCCGAATATGTCAACAGGTACGAGTATGAGTATATCTACAATATAGGAggtggcagccagcacaaGCCAACGAATATCGTTTATATAAATgaggcaggccaggccggcCACCTATCTCTATGTTTTGATATATAAATGgtggatatttatttatatgttaTAGTATATGGGGACTATGTTCATAGAAACTAAAGggtaatttatttcatttcattctggTAGAATACATTTTTCGATATTATTTAGTCTGTTTGCAAGTTGTGGGGGCATTTCACATCCGACAAGAAGATTAACGCAAGCATATAAAGATATAATATGTATTTGCATGTTCATTCAACGAAAGAGAAACTGATTTGAGCGCCGGCCCCCCGCCACCCCACGTGGTTTCTACCTCGCCCTCTCTCTGAATCTCAAATCATAAACTGATGAAAGTAGGAAATTCTTTTGCCAATGCAAAGGATACCTTCTcttgttgtttccattttaatatgttttcactgtaatatacatatgtaaatctgTATACCAATAATCCGCGACTTGTTTTAATGCTTGTTTAATCTGTGTTAATGACAAATTTATGTGAATCTTACGCACACGCATCTCGCATTGAATGCCACATAAATTAGAGCACAAAACTTAGAAAAAATACTCTCACGCGCGCGACTATATAGCAAAAATGTTGTCTAAATGATCACTTGATCGGATCGTGAAACGCCCCACAAGAACTCCCAGACACAAGCAACCCACAcgaaagaacagcaacagcagaaaacaTAACACAAACATTATTGGATATACGAAAGACTCGTACACCCATgtatcagaaaaagttggtcAATTTTGAAGATCGTTTCAGTGCTCGCTCGCTAGCTCGAAAATTGATTGTCATTTAGCCTGGGGGGAGGGTCCAACGCGCTTTCCTGTGGCCACAACTTGTGGCAGCATCCAACAATTGCCCCGTGTAATGTCtgataaaagaaagaaagaaacaacaaaactaaacgaaaTTGTGTCAAGGGGGCTGCATGACAACAAGAAACATtagcggcagcaacaataacaaagcaaattaaataaaattagcGACTATTTTGCACGAAAATGTCGGTTGGTGGGTAAACAATAGGAGGAGGGTGCGGAGCAGGTGGCAAAGGGTCGGATGGTGGTGAGGAAAGCCACATGCAAAAGCACACACGCGtgaacgaacaacaacaacaacgtttGCCCCAAAAGAGTTGATGGACGGCCTGAACGCCCTACACATGCGCCTTCGCCTGCTCAATGGGGGCCTCCACTGTCTCTCTTGTCTGtctttttctctcgctctccctctctcgcaattcgcgtgtgtgtgggcgctgctgctgctgcggctgctggtggcatAATGGGGTTTTCGTACGACATTGAACTCGAAAAAGTGtcgacggcgacggcggcagcCCAACtgaagcgaaagagaaacaaagtAAGATGTGGATAATCCCCGACCATACGGATACCCAGTAAACGAAATTTGCAGTATCGATCTTATGTGACATTTGCACTGCGATTGATCGAAGCATCCTCTGGCTTCGCTCTCATTTTATGgcttcatttgaattttattttagttaGTTATTCTCCCAGTAAGCCTTTGCTTTCCGGCAATAGAACATCCTAAAAATTATACACAATTCGAAATTTCCCgtgtgctgtttgttgtctgttgtATCCCCGGTACACAAATCTCCCCCACACAAACGGACGTGAATCCTTTATTAATTGACTGTTTATTCTCTTGCAGAGGCTGCACCCTTTGCTGGACGGGCGAGTACTCAACTAATCGCAATTCCCACAACAATTAGACACTCCGACTGCACCCGAGAAGCCAGCCAAAATGGTGGACTACTATCAGGTTCTGGATGTGGCGCGCACAGCCACCGACAGTGAAGTGAAGAAGGCGTAAGTAGAGtctttgtttatatttatttaacctTATACTTATTCCTCGTACCTTTTGCAGCTATCGAAAATTAGCACTGAAATGGCATCCGGACAAGAATCCGGACAATCTGGATGAGGCCAATAAACGTTTTCGCGAGCTCTCCGAGGCCTACGAAGTCCTATCCGATGGTAAGTTGTGCTACCCACACTGACTCCACAGCCCCAATGGAAGGTTGGCGGGAAACGAGGGTCGCGGCTCGGCGCCGCGTTGTATCCTGTGAAGGATCACCGAATCGCAATGCTAAGTCTCTATCATGTGTGTTTAGCACGTAAGCGACGGATCTACGATGCCCGTGCCACGCTGCACAAATCCTCggcgagcaacagcagcagcggcagcagcagctactcccgctatcgcagcagcagcggaggaggcAGTGGCTATGGTGGCTACGGCCGGGACTACGACTATGACTATTATCCGAGCTCCGGCCGAAGGTCCGGCAATCGCTATCAGGCGTTCACCTTCCGTAACTTGTTCGAGGGCACACCATTTCACAAGCTCTTTGGTAAAGGCCACaagatgttgcaagttgtTCGTTTATTGTTTACTTTGCTGCCTTGACAACCATGCCACCACCGCACGACGTTTGttcctctttgttttttgttgcaactaATGTTAGGCCTGAGAACGCTAACCCAAACGCAGCCCAAAAAATGTTACTCAAACTAATCCAGAGAAAATTCGCAAACACTTTCCAATCCATGACTGATGTGCCTTTCCTTTCGTCCTTTTCGCAGAGAAGAAACGTCGCATCTATGACGAGTACGGCAAGGATGGTCTGGGCGAACGCGGACAGAGCCGCAACTCCCACGCCCGTCATCATTACAACACACACGAGTTTGTCGATGACTTTGATATTATGGGCGGCTTTCCGTTTGTTTTCCGACCCCCCGAGGAGGTCTTCCGCGAGTTCTTTGGCGTAAATTCGCCCTTTGCCGACTTTTTCAGAGGTAAgtttgtgctgttgctgcaacggATTCATCTAATTGCAATCTAAACTCTATTTCAGATGCAAATGGCTACACAAATGGAACAATgagcggtggcggtggctcgAGCAGCAGTCGACGTCATGGGTCCAGTGCTGCGGGCGTTGGAGGAGCATcgcgccatcatcatcaccatcaccagcacAAAATGGCCAGCCCTTTTGGGGCGCCCATGCTCAACTACTCAATGATGGATTTTTTTGTGCCCAACGGCGGTTTCACCTCGTTCTCGTCCATGACggctggcaatggcagcagtggcGTTACCCACATCTCTGGTGGCCCCAGTGCTGCCGTTAAGCGCACCTCCACATCGACGGTGTTTGTCAATGGCAAGAAGCTGATGACCAAGCGGTAAAGGATTCTCTGGCTCTGACCTCTGCATTTTCACTACAAATTCTGTTCTCACTCATTGCAGGGTCATCGAGAATGGCAAGGAAACTGTCTTTTCATATGAAAACGATGTCCTTAAATCAAAGACTGTGAACGGAGTTTCCCAAAAGCTCTCTTCAATATCTAATTAATGCaagaaacaaatatatataaaacataTACAAGCAGCAGTgggccacaacaacaacaacaacagtaacaacaacagcaacaatcaacaacaaagaaaaagtcataaatgtaaaggaaaacaaagaaactCACGAAGAACCTATGATTTCTTGAATGCTTCTTCGTTCCGATATATGGATACGTTCATTGATTTTGTTCTACATTAgaatttagttaatttttaatggaaagaacagcagcagcagccaggagcagccgAAGCACACCAGGACCAAGCAGCAAACAGCCGGCCAGGAGTCGAACCCAAAATTCCTTGTCAATGCTAGTTATGTTTTCAGCAATTTGTTTCGAAatcttgccacacacagtcgacattttgttggcttgtGGGCTGTAATATGTTTCGAGACAAATGGcctgaaaataataaaatccaAAATGATTCGAGCAGCTACTTAAACACACGCAATCGCCAAATGCTGTACGCTTAGGCAATTCTGAGCCACTAATTGTAATTCTAGGGGTCGGCTAAGAACGCTGGATCCAAgggcgagtgtgtgtctgtgtgcgtgtgtatatGAATTGGGGGAGTGTTGAGTGGAGTGGGGggaattaaatatatattttatatatgtacgtagCTATCTACCTTTAGTCACTTAAGTTGCCACAATACTTActagagaaaacaaaagaaaagaaatgaaaaaaaaacaactaaaatgcaaaaaccagcaaaacgaaatcgaaaacgaaacaCTTGAGTGCTCGCTCTGCGCTGAGTTAAAcctaaaacaacaaaaacacacccGCATATATGCAGaataatgaatgaataaataaatgaatacatTTCTGATgacattaaatgtttaaatataaatatacataattcataattttaaaAACTCTTTGTGTTAATTTTAAAGACGTGTATTTCATAGCGTATAGTCGTTTTTTAAATGCTTAAGCCTATTCTCTCACATAACCACCACAAAACGAATTGGCGgattgaaaacaaatgaaaaataatctAACATACATGTAATCGCCCTTAATTTAATTCCTTGTTTTAGTAGCGCCTtcaaaaatcattgaaaaa from Drosophila subobscura isolate 14011-0131.10 chromosome E, UCBerk_Dsub_1.0, whole genome shotgun sequence includes the following:
- the LOC117891578 gene encoding dnaJ homolog subfamily B member 6-B isoform X2, encoding MVDYYQVLDVARTATDSEVKKAYRKLALKWHPDKNPDNLDEANKRFRELSEAYEVLSDEKKRRIYDEYGKDGLGERGQSRNSHARHHYNTHEFVDDFDIMGGFPFVFRPPEEVFREFFGVNSPFADFFRDANGYTNGTMSGGGGSSSSRRHGSSAAGVGGASRHHHHHHQHKMASPFGAPMLNYSMMDFFVPNGGFTSFSSMTAGNGSSGVTHISGGPSAAVKRTSTSTVFVNGKKLMTKRVIENGKETVFSYENDVLKSKTVNGVSQKLSSISN
- the LOC117891578 gene encoding dnaJ homolog subfamily B member 6-A isoform X1, encoding MVDYYQVLDVARTATDSEVKKAYRKLALKWHPDKNPDNLDEANKRFRELSEAYEVLSDARKRRIYDARATLHKSSASNSSSGSSSYSRYRSSSGGGSGYGGYGRDYDYDYYPSSGRRSGNRYQAFTFRNLFEGTPFHKLFEKKRRIYDEYGKDGLGERGQSRNSHARHHYNTHEFVDDFDIMGGFPFVFRPPEEVFREFFGVNSPFADFFRDANGYTNGTMSGGGGSSSSRRHGSSAAGVGGASRHHHHHHQHKMASPFGAPMLNYSMMDFFVPNGGFTSFSSMTAGNGSSGVTHISGGPSAAVKRTSTSTVFVNGKKLMTKRVIENGKETVFSYENDVLKSKTVNGVSQKLSSISN